In Salisediminibacterium beveridgei, one DNA window encodes the following:
- a CDS encoding lysylphosphatidylglycerol synthase transmembrane domain-containing protein codes for MKTGQRLLLLPCCGLIIWFLVTYDFSPVVGALVMINPGIVAMLLFIQLLTFVLMSRQWMRLIQVKGHKSFLTVMNILFTSAFTEGITPSVKFGSEAVKGHMFMQRFSLGLKVIMETVAVQKLISISALVPFLLLTVWFWWSPARAGFTVAGLIVLAGLIFAAIRVIQGRSNALGDWSLKKIWFHYRLSFVIWALFYAKGLILSLSMGLELSLLAVLLAAFLPYMAALTPITPGGIGTFEGVMVMVLVAFGVTAGTAIVFALVFRLITFWFGVTVGAGCILWNMYHKNHVNSHEIEAV; via the coding sequence ATGAAAACAGGTCAACGCTTGTTACTATTACCATGTTGCGGCTTGATCATCTGGTTTCTCGTTACATACGACTTCTCACCGGTAGTGGGAGCTTTAGTAATGATCAATCCCGGAATCGTTGCGATGCTTCTGTTTATTCAGCTTTTGACGTTTGTCTTGATGAGCCGCCAGTGGATGAGACTGATTCAGGTGAAAGGGCACAAGTCTTTTTTAACTGTCATGAATATTCTCTTTACCAGCGCATTCACTGAAGGCATAACCCCTTCCGTGAAATTCGGCAGTGAAGCGGTAAAAGGTCACATGTTCATGCAACGGTTCTCACTGGGGCTGAAAGTGATCATGGAGACGGTCGCCGTGCAGAAACTGATCAGTATCAGTGCACTGGTTCCTTTTTTACTATTGACGGTCTGGTTCTGGTGGTCGCCGGCACGGGCGGGGTTCACTGTTGCAGGTCTCATCGTGCTTGCTGGTTTGATCTTCGCAGCCATACGGGTAATCCAGGGAAGATCCAATGCCTTGGGGGACTGGTCATTAAAAAAAATCTGGTTTCATTACCGCTTGTCGTTTGTCATCTGGGCCCTGTTTTATGCCAAAGGGTTGATCCTCAGCCTGTCCATGGGCCTCGAACTGAGCCTTCTGGCGGTGCTTCTGGCTGCTTTTCTTCCCTATATGGCGGCTCTTACCCCCATAACACCTGGCGGGATCGGCACCTTTGAAGGGGTAATGGTGATGGTGCTTGTTGCCTTCGGTGTGACCGCAGGGACAGCCATCGTTTTCGCCCTGGTCTTCCGTCTCATCACCTTCTGGTTTGGTGTGACAGTGGGAGCAGGCTGCATCCTCTGGAACATGTATCACAAGAATCATGTCAATTCCCATGAGATCGAAGCTGTATAA
- a CDS encoding FeoA family protein: MKSRGLCDLPCEARCRVKSLPVCPLLEGLGIHIGSELCIKHKSPWRGPVVVQTRGRREVAIDYAIASEFGIEELNSDDMP, from the coding sequence ATGAAATCACGAGGTCTTTGTGATCTTCCGTGTGAAGCCAGATGCAGAGTCAAATCCCTTCCGGTGTGCCCGTTACTGGAAGGATTGGGCATTCATATCGGTTCTGAGCTCTGTATTAAGCATAAAAGTCCGTGGCGCGGCCCTGTCGTTGTGCAGACGAGAGGCCGGCGGGAGGTTGCAATTGATTACGCGATCGCTTCTGAATTCGGGATTGAGGAGTTGAATTCCGATGACATGCCATAG
- a CDS encoding ATP-dependent Clp protease ATP-binding subunit — MKCQQCQQRDATILYRVSVNGQEQSAAFCPVCYEQLSKQEQMNHPHQGQGMSHQAGSPGSAAQGANPNGAPAQEQQERLLDTYGHDLTANAKKGLIDPVIGREGEIQQVAEVLNRRNKNNPVLIGEPGVGKTAIAEGLALKINEGDVPGKLKGKQIISLDVASILSGTSYRGQFEEKMKQIVKELEDSPDTILFIDEIHQIVGAGKTEGSTDAGNILKPALAGGQIQVIGATTFKEYRTIEKDAALERRFEPVTIHEPKVEDMIDILKGLAPKYEAYHGVTYSDEVLSACAELSHRYIQDRKMPDKAIDLMDVAGAKANLNSGKGTTEDIENRLAVIEKEKQQAAEEEQYEKAARLRQEELQLKDELDQADRADEAETTITVADIQAIIEKKTGIPVQKLEQDEQTKLKHLADNLSERVVGQTEAVEAVAKAIRRGRAGFRREGRPIASFLFHGQTGVGKTELTRALAEEMFGDREAMLRLDMSEFMEKHTVSKLIGSPPGYVGHEEAGQLTERVRRRPYSIILLDEMEKAHPDVQHMFLQVLEDGRLTDSHGRTVSFKDTVIVMTTNARPLESYFKPEFMNRIDRIVQFRELGETELEQIVRLMLKEVIDHSHAQDVTITFTDEAVKWLADKGYDPKFGARPLRRTIQEHVEDLIVDAIIDGEKLGDVQVDVDEEADQLKLVN; from the coding sequence ATGAAATGTCAACAGTGTCAACAACGCGATGCAACGATTCTGTACCGGGTCAGTGTCAACGGTCAGGAACAATCCGCCGCCTTTTGTCCAGTCTGTTATGAACAGCTGTCGAAGCAAGAACAGATGAATCATCCACATCAGGGGCAGGGAATGTCCCATCAGGCAGGATCACCAGGATCCGCTGCTCAGGGAGCAAATCCAAACGGCGCTCCGGCACAGGAACAACAGGAACGGCTTCTCGATACGTATGGTCACGATCTGACGGCCAATGCGAAGAAGGGACTGATCGATCCGGTCATCGGACGAGAAGGTGAAATCCAGCAGGTGGCAGAAGTGTTGAACCGTCGGAACAAGAACAACCCGGTCCTGATCGGAGAACCGGGGGTCGGAAAAACGGCGATTGCCGAAGGACTCGCACTCAAGATCAATGAGGGCGACGTACCGGGTAAACTGAAGGGAAAACAGATCATCTCTCTGGATGTGGCATCCATTCTCTCAGGAACCAGTTACCGGGGACAGTTTGAAGAAAAGATGAAACAGATCGTCAAGGAACTCGAAGACAGCCCGGACACGATTCTTTTCATCGATGAGATTCATCAGATCGTTGGTGCCGGCAAAACCGAAGGCTCAACGGATGCCGGCAACATTCTGAAACCGGCCCTGGCCGGCGGACAAATCCAGGTGATCGGTGCCACCACTTTTAAGGAATACCGCACCATCGAAAAGGATGCAGCTCTTGAGCGGCGTTTTGAACCGGTGACGATCCATGAACCGAAAGTCGAAGACATGATCGATATTCTGAAAGGCTTGGCCCCTAAATACGAAGCCTATCACGGTGTCACGTATTCCGACGAAGTTCTATCGGCCTGCGCTGAACTGTCTCACCGCTATATCCAGGACCGGAAGATGCCCGACAAGGCGATCGACCTGATGGACGTGGCCGGTGCGAAAGCGAATCTGAACAGCGGTAAAGGAACAACGGAAGACATCGAAAACCGGCTTGCCGTCATCGAGAAAGAAAAGCAGCAGGCTGCGGAAGAAGAGCAGTATGAAAAGGCTGCCCGGCTGAGGCAGGAAGAATTGCAGCTGAAAGACGAGCTCGATCAGGCCGATCGCGCGGATGAAGCGGAGACGACGATCACTGTCGCGGATATTCAGGCCATCATTGAAAAGAAGACGGGCATTCCTGTACAGAAGCTCGAACAGGATGAACAGACCAAACTGAAGCATCTGGCTGACAACCTCAGTGAGCGGGTCGTTGGTCAAACGGAAGCCGTAGAGGCTGTGGCCAAAGCGATTCGAAGAGGCCGCGCCGGATTCCGTCGGGAAGGAAGACCGATCGCCTCCTTTCTCTTCCACGGACAAACCGGTGTCGGGAAGACCGAACTCACCCGTGCGCTGGCTGAAGAAATGTTTGGTGACCGTGAAGCGATGCTCCGGCTGGACATGAGTGAATTCATGGAAAAGCATACGGTGTCAAAACTGATCGGTTCGCCTCCGGGATATGTTGGACACGAAGAGGCAGGTCAGCTGACGGAACGGGTCCGACGCCGTCCGTATTCCATTATCCTCCTGGATGAAATGGAGAAGGCCCATCCGGACGTGCAGCACATGTTTTTGCAGGTGCTTGAAGACGGGCGCCTGACGGACAGCCATGGCAGAACCGTCAGTTTTAAAGATACCGTGATTGTCATGACCACCAACGCCAGACCCTTGGAATCGTACTTCAAACCGGAATTCATGAACCGGATCGATCGGATTGTACAGTTCAGAGAACTGGGTGAAACCGAGCTTGAACAGATCGTGCGTCTGATGCTGAAAGAAGTCATTGATCACAGCCACGCGCAGGATGTGACGATCACCTTTACGGACGAAGCAGTCAAATGGCTTGCCGACAAAGGATACGATCCGAAATTCGGGGCCAGACCCCTTCGCCGCACCATTCAAGAACACGTGGAAGACCTCATCGTCGATGCGATTATCGATGGTGAGAAACTCGGAGATGTCCAGGTGGATGTCGATGAGGAAGCAGATCAGCTGAAACTGGTCAACTAA
- a CDS encoding NCS2 family permease yields MQKYFQFDELGTNYSREIMGGLTTFLAMAYILFVNPDILSGAGMDQGAVYVATALAAAIGTIIMGLIARYPIALAPGMGLNAFFTYSVVLGLGIPWETALLGVFISGLIFILITVVGIREFIINAIPAELKYAAGAGIGLFIAFIGLQNAEIVVASEATLVEIGDLTNPATLLAVFGVVITVILMAFGLKGGIFYGMVITALVGMLFNTVPVPEQIIGTIPSLAPTFGAAFAPFGEMSLGEIFTVQLMIVILTFLFVDFFDTAGTLYAVANQAGFVKDNKLPRAQRALLADSSATSIGAILGTSTTTAYIESSSGIAAGARTGFASLVTGALFLVALLFSPLLVVVTAAVTAPALIVVGVLMARSLANIDWKKFEIAVPAFFTIIAMPLTYSIATGIALGFIMYPITMVSKGRAKEVHWIMYVLLVVFVLYFVYLGE; encoded by the coding sequence ATGCAGAAGTATTTTCAGTTTGACGAATTAGGCACGAATTATTCAAGAGAAATCATGGGGGGCTTAACGACATTCCTTGCCATGGCGTACATTCTTTTTGTGAATCCGGATATCCTTTCCGGAGCGGGCATGGATCAGGGAGCTGTTTATGTGGCCACAGCCCTCGCCGCGGCGATCGGTACCATCATCATGGGCCTTATCGCTAGATACCCCATAGCGCTGGCACCGGGAATGGGGCTGAATGCATTCTTCACGTATTCGGTTGTTCTTGGTCTCGGAATCCCTTGGGAAACGGCTCTCTTGGGTGTATTCATTTCAGGTTTGATTTTCATTTTGATCACAGTGGTTGGCATTCGCGAATTTATCATAAACGCCATTCCTGCGGAGTTGAAGTATGCCGCCGGTGCCGGTATCGGTTTGTTCATCGCATTTATCGGTCTTCAGAATGCAGAGATTGTCGTGGCTTCTGAAGCCACACTGGTTGAAATTGGTGACCTGACCAATCCGGCTACTTTGCTTGCAGTATTTGGTGTGGTGATTACCGTCATTCTCATGGCGTTCGGTTTAAAAGGCGGGATTTTTTACGGGATGGTCATCACAGCACTCGTCGGAATGCTCTTCAATACGGTTCCGGTTCCGGAACAGATCATCGGCACAATCCCGAGTCTTGCACCGACGTTCGGTGCAGCATTTGCCCCGTTCGGGGAAATGAGTCTCGGCGAAATTTTCACCGTTCAATTAATGATTGTCATCCTGACGTTTCTCTTCGTGGACTTTTTCGATACGGCAGGAACCCTCTATGCCGTCGCGAACCAGGCTGGCTTTGTGAAAGATAACAAACTGCCACGTGCCCAGCGCGCCTTGCTGGCAGATTCTTCAGCCACGTCCATCGGTGCCATTCTTGGTACGTCGACGACAACGGCTTACATCGAATCATCGTCAGGCATCGCCGCAGGTGCGAGAACCGGTTTTGCGTCTCTTGTTACCGGGGCACTCTTCCTCGTTGCCCTGCTCTTCAGTCCACTCCTGGTAGTGGTCACGGCTGCCGTAACCGCACCGGCTCTGATTGTCGTCGGGGTTCTGATGGCAAGGTCGCTCGCGAACATCGACTGGAAGAAGTTCGAGATTGCGGTACCGGCGTTCTTCACGATCATTGCCATGCCTTTGACCTACAGCATTGCAACGGGTATTGCCCTCGGGTTTATCATGTATCCGATCACGATGGTGTCAAAAGGACGTGCCAAGGAAGTTCACTGGATCATGTATGTTCTCTTGGTTGTGTTTGTCCTGTACTTTGTGTATTTGGGAGAATAA
- the guaA gene encoding glutamine-hydrolyzing GMP synthase, translated as MEELNEKIIVLDFGGQYNQLITRRIRDLGVFSELVTHKTTAEDVRAMNPTGIIFSGGPGSVYADGAPRCDEAIFDLGIPVLGICYGMQLMTDHFDGGVEAAHHREYGKAVIKLQNESLLFKDLPKEQMVWMSHGDLVKAPPAGFQVDAVNDNCPVAAMSNESRHLYGVQFHPEVQNTEHGTAMLKNFIYEVCGCEGNWSMENFIDIEVDKVRESVGNRKVLCALSGGVDSSVVAALLHKAIGDQLICMFIDHGLLRKNEAESVMKIFADGFDMNVIKIDAQERFLKKLEGISDPEQKRKIIGNEFIYIFEEEAGKLQDVDFLAQGTLYTDIIESGTDTAQTIKSHHNVGGLPENMHFDLIEPLNTLFKDEVRAVGAELGLSDEIVWRQPFPGPGLGIRVLGEITQEKLEIVRESDAILRDEIKKAGLDRHIWQYFTALPDMRSVGVMGDARTYDYTVGIRAVTSIDGMTSDWARIPYDILEIISTRIVNEVKHVNRVVYDITSKPPSTIEWE; from the coding sequence GTGGAAGAACTAAACGAAAAGATTATTGTGCTTGATTTCGGGGGTCAGTATAACCAGCTGATCACCAGAAGAATCCGTGACCTCGGCGTATTCAGTGAACTGGTCACCCACAAAACCACTGCCGAAGACGTGAGAGCGATGAACCCGACAGGGATTATCTTTTCCGGCGGGCCCGGGAGTGTCTATGCGGACGGTGCACCGCGCTGTGATGAAGCCATTTTCGATCTCGGCATTCCCGTACTTGGCATCTGTTACGGCATGCAGCTGATGACCGATCATTTTGATGGTGGTGTGGAAGCCGCTCATCACCGGGAATACGGGAAGGCCGTGATCAAGCTGCAAAATGAGTCCCTGCTTTTTAAAGATCTGCCAAAAGAGCAGATGGTCTGGATGAGTCACGGCGACCTCGTCAAAGCGCCACCGGCGGGTTTTCAAGTGGACGCAGTCAATGATAACTGTCCGGTTGCGGCCATGAGTAATGAGAGCCGTCATCTTTATGGTGTACAGTTTCATCCGGAAGTACAGAATACCGAACACGGCACGGCGATGCTGAAGAATTTCATCTATGAAGTATGCGGCTGCGAGGGCAACTGGTCCATGGAGAACTTCATTGATATAGAAGTGGATAAAGTACGTGAATCTGTTGGTAATCGGAAGGTCCTCTGTGCTTTGAGTGGCGGTGTGGACTCCTCTGTTGTGGCTGCTTTGTTACATAAAGCCATCGGCGATCAGCTGATCTGCATGTTCATTGACCACGGACTGTTAAGGAAAAATGAAGCGGAGAGTGTCATGAAAATCTTCGCGGATGGTTTTGATATGAATGTCATCAAAATCGATGCACAGGAACGCTTTCTGAAAAAACTCGAAGGCATCAGTGATCCGGAGCAAAAGCGTAAAATCATCGGTAATGAATTCATCTATATCTTTGAAGAAGAAGCAGGTAAACTTCAGGATGTGGACTTCCTCGCTCAAGGGACGCTGTATACGGATATCATCGAGAGCGGTACGGATACAGCCCAGACCATCAAGTCTCACCATAACGTCGGGGGGCTCCCTGAAAACATGCACTTCGATTTAATTGAACCGTTGAATACCCTGTTCAAAGACGAGGTGCGTGCTGTTGGTGCCGAACTGGGTCTGTCTGATGAAATCGTCTGGCGTCAGCCGTTCCCTGGACCGGGTCTTGGCATCCGTGTTCTCGGCGAGATCACGCAGGAAAAGCTGGAGATCGTTCGGGAATCTGATGCGATTCTCCGTGACGAAATCAAAAAAGCAGGTCTGGACCGTCATATCTGGCAGTACTTTACGGCACTTCCTGATATGCGCAGTGTCGGTGTTATGGGTGATGCCCGCACGTATGACTATACGGTAGGGATCCGCGCAGTTACATCCATCGATGGAATGACGAGCGACTGGGCGAGGATTCCCTATGACATTCTGGAGATCATTTCCACAAGAATTGTGAATGAGGTGAAACACGTCAATCGGGTCGTGTATGACATCACATCCAAGCCACCAAGTACCATAGAATGGGAATAA
- a CDS encoding NAD(P)-dependent oxidoreductase has protein sequence MFIQSCTRVCEKLCSQSGMCARLGAYYYDDMVKREVALGQISSEHRVLCVGGGRTPFTACLLAEKTGADVTVIDNDPAVIEEAHDFIASWNVLHGRLTCKYQDGRDIEKGMYDIAHIALQVSPQVEVKERLIQDAGCRKVLCRIPRSPVEEHYVDFLSNEDLETCCGKVIHSGMRMAGETVLFTPGVVIEENTV, from the coding sequence ATGTTTATTCAATCCTGCACGAGGGTTTGTGAGAAACTATGCAGTCAGTCGGGCATGTGTGCACGCCTTGGCGCTTATTATTATGACGATATGGTCAAAAGAGAAGTGGCCCTCGGTCAGATCAGTTCGGAGCACCGGGTACTTTGCGTTGGCGGTGGGCGGACGCCATTCACTGCCTGCCTCCTGGCGGAGAAAACAGGAGCCGATGTCACCGTGATCGACAATGACCCGGCCGTGATCGAAGAGGCCCACGACTTTATAGCCTCCTGGAACGTGCTTCATGGAAGACTGACGTGCAAATACCAGGACGGGCGAGACATTGAGAAAGGCATGTATGACATTGCCCATATTGCGCTGCAGGTATCGCCTCAAGTGGAGGTGAAAGAGAGGCTTATTCAGGATGCCGGGTGCAGAAAAGTACTCTGCCGCATTCCGAGAAGTCCGGTGGAAGAACACTACGTCGATTTCCTTTCCAATGAAGACCTTGAAACGTGTTGCGGCAAGGTCATCCACAGTGGCATGCGGATGGCCGGGGAAACCGTCTTATTTACGCCTGGCGTGGTCATAGAGGAGAATACGGTATGA
- a CDS encoding sensor histidine kinase, translating into MLAVIDEGIGIAEKDLDTVFDRFYRVDEARVRKNGGSGLGLAIAKQIVRNHQGEIQVKSQVNEGSVFTVTIPMQKAGEVN; encoded by the coding sequence GTGTTGGCAGTAATAGACGAAGGAATCGGTATCGCAGAAAAAGATCTTGATACAGTGTTTGATCGTTTTTACAGGGTTGACGAAGCACGTGTCCGAAAAAATGGGGGCAGTGGTCTTGGATTGGCGATTGCAAAACAAATCGTCAGGAACCATCAGGGAGAGATCCAAGTCAAAAGCCAAGTGAATGAAGGGTCCGTGTTCACTGTCACCATTCCAATGCAGAAAGCGGGTGAAGTTAATTGA
- a CDS encoding ferrous iron transporter B yields MTCHSTEHEIRTDGKKKVLLMGNPNVGKSVIFSSLTNKRVMTANYAGTTVTAMEGDLVLAKEPAVLIDVPGVYSLKAVSKAEEAAMQMLDQGADVIVCVLDATNLERNLQLAKALKKRNTPVVFLLNMVDVAEHKGIQIDTEKLEAFLQSPVIPAVAVKRKGFTRLVAEINKVLMGKPHAAIGEAVDTPSLDIIADDVLTYQDYQETVKDKLERWTIQPATGLPIAILMVLLALGFVVGMGKAVRAVFFLPLLNNYYVPFAEGIAARITTEGTMLYSVLAGEFGVLIKAVEWPIALILPYVFFFYITLSFMEDSGYLPRLGILIDGLLRRFGLHGHSIVPISMGYGCAVPAIIGTRAASSMKERLIISALVSLAVPCIAQTGAFIALLGDHSFLLLLSIFLVSFVVMFISGTVLNKMLKGTLDPVLIEVPNLLPPSPGALWGKVKMRTKHFMIEAEIPMVIGILFAALTIETGALNYVSFIVEPVVVSFLGLPPEASVALILGVVRRELAVLPLLGMDLTLAQMFVGSVVALLYIPCMSVFFVLVKEFRFKWAAAISTATILLAFFVGGLANYGIQLFQWVTVTLGGGA; encoded by the coding sequence ATGACATGCCATAGCACTGAGCACGAAATCCGAACGGATGGCAAGAAAAAAGTACTTTTGATGGGAAATCCGAACGTCGGAAAAAGTGTGATCTTTTCAAGTTTGACGAACAAACGGGTGATGACGGCCAACTACGCAGGGACCACCGTGACCGCGATGGAGGGAGACCTCGTGTTGGCGAAGGAACCTGCGGTTTTGATTGATGTGCCGGGGGTTTATTCACTGAAGGCCGTGTCAAAAGCCGAAGAAGCAGCGATGCAGATGCTCGATCAGGGAGCGGATGTGATTGTCTGCGTACTCGACGCGACCAATCTTGAGCGGAATCTTCAGCTGGCGAAAGCTCTGAAAAAAAGAAATACCCCGGTTGTATTTCTATTGAATATGGTGGATGTGGCGGAACACAAAGGCATTCAGATTGATACTGAAAAGCTCGAAGCGTTTTTGCAGTCTCCGGTGATCCCGGCAGTTGCGGTGAAACGGAAAGGGTTTACCCGTCTGGTCGCTGAAATCAATAAAGTGCTCATGGGGAAGCCTCATGCAGCAATTGGAGAAGCCGTCGACACCCCTTCGCTGGATATCATTGCAGATGATGTCCTGACGTATCAGGATTACCAGGAAACGGTGAAGGATAAACTGGAGCGGTGGACGATTCAGCCGGCAACGGGGCTGCCGATTGCGATCCTGATGGTTTTGTTGGCACTGGGTTTTGTCGTTGGTATGGGGAAAGCCGTGCGGGCCGTCTTTTTCCTGCCTCTCTTGAACAATTACTACGTGCCTTTTGCCGAAGGAATCGCAGCAAGGATTACCACAGAAGGGACCATGCTGTATTCGGTTTTGGCAGGCGAGTTTGGTGTGCTGATTAAAGCAGTGGAGTGGCCGATTGCATTGATTTTACCGTATGTGTTCTTCTTTTACATTACGCTGTCGTTTATGGAGGACAGCGGTTATTTACCTCGGCTCGGGATTCTGATTGACGGGCTGCTGCGGCGCTTCGGTCTCCACGGTCATTCGATTGTCCCCATTTCCATGGGGTACGGTTGTGCAGTGCCGGCGATTATCGGGACCCGGGCTGCTTCGAGTATGAAAGAGCGTCTGATCATCTCTGCCCTGGTCAGTCTGGCAGTTCCGTGCATTGCCCAGACCGGAGCCTTTATTGCCCTCTTGGGTGACCATTCCTTTTTGTTGCTCTTATCCATCTTTCTGGTCTCCTTTGTGGTGATGTTTATCAGCGGTACCGTTTTGAATAAAATGCTGAAAGGGACATTGGATCCGGTTCTGATTGAAGTGCCGAATCTGCTTCCGCCAAGTCCCGGTGCCTTATGGGGAAAAGTCAAAATGCGTACGAAGCATTTCATGATCGAAGCGGAGATTCCGATGGTGATCGGGATTCTCTTTGCGGCATTGACGATTGAGACAGGCGCTTTGAACTATGTCAGTTTCATCGTGGAACCTGTCGTGGTCAGTTTTCTTGGATTGCCTCCTGAAGCCAGTGTGGCCTTGATCCTGGGTGTTGTGAGAAGAGAACTGGCCGTACTTCCTTTGCTCGGTATGGATTTAACGTTGGCGCAGATGTTTGTAGGCTCTGTTGTGGCACTTCTCTATATTCCATGCATGAGCGTGTTCTTTGTCCTCGTGAAAGAATTCAGATTCAAATGGGCTGCGGCCATCAGTACCGCAACGATCCTTCTTGCCTTTTTCGTGGGTGGCCTTGCGAACTACGGGATCCAGTTGTTTCAATGGGTCACAGTGACGCTTGGAGGTGGGGCGTAA